A portion of the Algimonas porphyrae genome contains these proteins:
- a CDS encoding AbgT family transporter codes for MADQNAQTKPKRNAFSRFLDGVEWLGNLLPHPVTLFAILAAGIVVLSGIFGWMGLAVVDPRPAGAPGVADDGMIRAVSLLNGDGLRRIFVNLVDNFTGFAPLGVVLVAMIGVGVAEKSGLLSAAVRSMVLGAPKHLVTVAIVFAGIVSNTASEVGYVVLIPLAAAIFYALDRHPLAGMAAAFAGVSGGYSANLLIGTIDPLLAGITEEAAQLIDPTYTVLATANWFFMVASTFLITLIGSLVTIYIVEPQLGEYDSSRADETILDKSMMEPVSPIEKKGLRWTGIALLATLGVMALTIVPEWGVLREPGNPDPMDSPFFDGFVVWILIFFMVLGYTYGRVTGTMKTDRDVIDAMSEALASLGLYIVLVFFAAQFVAFFGWTNLGAITAVSGAEFIQNSGMSGPLVFVMFILMCALINLSLGSASAQWAVTAPIFVPMLMLVGYSPEVIQAAYRIGDSSTNIITPMMSYFGLIFAWALRYDKDLGVGGLIAMMLPYTLFFLILWTGFFVLWTFGLDLPVGPGSPTYYGQ; via the coding sequence ATGGCGGATCAGAACGCACAGACAAAGCCCAAGCGCAACGCGTTTAGCCGCTTCCTCGATGGGGTCGAATGGCTCGGCAATCTGCTACCGCACCCTGTGACACTATTTGCCATTCTGGCGGCGGGCATCGTCGTCCTGTCCGGCATCTTCGGCTGGATGGGTCTGGCGGTCGTCGATCCGCGTCCCGCCGGTGCGCCGGGGGTTGCCGATGACGGCATGATCCGTGCGGTCAGCCTTCTGAACGGCGACGGCCTCCGGCGTATCTTCGTCAATCTGGTTGATAATTTCACGGGCTTTGCGCCGCTTGGCGTGGTTCTGGTCGCGATGATCGGCGTCGGCGTGGCAGAGAAGTCGGGGCTCCTGTCAGCCGCCGTACGCAGCATGGTGCTGGGCGCGCCCAAACATCTGGTCACGGTCGCCATCGTCTTTGCAGGTATCGTGTCCAATACGGCGTCCGAGGTCGGCTATGTCGTGCTGATCCCGCTGGCGGCAGCGATCTTCTACGCGCTGGACCGCCACCCGCTGGCCGGAATGGCGGCAGCCTTTGCGGGCGTATCGGGCGGCTATAGCGCAAACCTCTTGATAGGCACCATCGATCCGCTGCTGGCCGGGATCACGGAAGAGGCGGCGCAGCTGATCGATCCGACCTATACAGTACTGGCGACCGCCAACTGGTTCTTCATGGTCGCCTCGACTTTCCTGATCACGCTGATCGGCTCACTCGTCACCATCTATATCGTGGAGCCGCAACTGGGCGAATATGACAGCTCCCGCGCAGACGAGACGATCCTTGATAAATCAATGATGGAGCCGGTCTCGCCGATCGAGAAAAAGGGTCTGCGCTGGACCGGTATTGCCTTGCTGGCCACGCTCGGCGTGATGGCACTGACCATCGTACCTGAATGGGGCGTGCTACGCGAACCGGGCAATCCTGACCCGATGGACAGTCCCTTCTTCGACGGCTTCGTCGTCTGGATTCTGATCTTCTTCATGGTGCTGGGTTATACCTATGGCCGCGTCACGGGCACGATGAAGACCGACCGCGACGTCATCGATGCCATGTCCGAAGCGCTCGCCAGCCTGGGCCTCTATATCGTGCTGGTTTTCTTCGCGGCGCAGTTTGTGGCCTTTTTCGGCTGGACCAATCTGGGTGCGATCACCGCTGTATCGGGCGCAGAGTTCATCCAGAATAGCGGCATGAGCGGACCGCTCGTCTTCGTCATGTTCATCCTGATGTGCGCGCTGATCAACCTGTCGCTGGGGTCCGCGTCGGCGCAGTGGGCGGTCACGGCCCCGATCTTCGTGCCGATGCTGATGCTGGTCGGCTATTCGCCGGAAGTGATCCAGGCCGCCTACCGGATCGGGGATAGCTCGACCAATATTATCACCCCGATGATGAGCTATTTCGGTCTGATTTTCGCCTGGGCGCTGCGTTACGACAAGGATCTCGGCGTGGGCGGGCTGATCGCCATGATGCTACCCTACACCCTCTTCTTCCTGATCTTATGGACCGGCTTCTTTGTCCTGTGGACGTTCGGGCTGGATCTCCCTGTCGGGCCCGGCTCGCCGACCTATTACGGACAATAG
- a CDS encoding CPBP family intramembrane glutamic endopeptidase encodes MLVQELINTVVQIMVVLIICAVFWGIFGRKKAGLTQWLGLYRPTRRSMIIAVIIGVAYKLVTIPIYLIPSMTAIVMAEGTVGAKFASQGLTGTVLLTILVMALFKTALAEEILFRGLIAKRLIKAFGLWVGNTVQALIFAAAHFIPFVLIMGDSVDAFVVLAMFILPACGGWMMGYLNEEVGNGSIGPSWALHGFGNLTAYLYFALS; translated from the coding sequence CGTCGTTCAGATTATGGTCGTTTTGATCATTTGCGCTGTGTTCTGGGGAATCTTCGGGCGCAAAAAGGCGGGTCTGACGCAATGGCTGGGTCTCTACCGTCCGACGCGCCGGTCCATGATCATCGCGGTGATCATAGGCGTCGCCTACAAGTTGGTGACGATCCCGATCTACCTCATTCCCTCCATGACGGCGATCGTGATGGCGGAGGGGACGGTGGGTGCGAAATTTGCGTCGCAAGGGCTGACGGGGACTGTCTTGCTGACAATTCTGGTCATGGCGCTTTTCAAGACGGCGTTGGCCGAAGAAATCCTGTTTCGCGGGCTGATCGCCAAGCGCCTGATCAAGGCGTTCGGATTGTGGGTCGGCAATACGGTGCAAGCCCTCATTTTTGCCGCCGCACATTTTATCCCTTTTGTCCTGATCATGGGCGATTCAGTCGACGCATTCGTCGTCCTGGCCATGTTCATTCTTCCGGCCTGTGGCGGCTGGATGATGGGCTATCTCAATGAGGAAGTCGGGAACGGATCGATCGGGCCTAGCTGGGCCTTGCACGGTTTCGGCAATCTGACCGCCTATCTCTATTTCGCCTTGTCCTGA